One window from the genome of Enterobacter asburiae encodes:
- the cysH gene encoding phosphoadenosine phosphosulfate reductase produces the protein MSVLDLNALNDLPKVERILQLSETNAHLEKLDAEGRVAWALENLPGDYVLSSSFGIQAAVSLHLVNQIRPDIPVILTDTGYLFPETYQFIDELTDKLKLNLKVYRAKESAAWQEARYGKLWEQGVEGIEKYNEINKVEPMNRALKELNAQTWFAGLRREQSGSRATLPVLAVQRGVFKVLPIIDWDNRTVYQYLQKHGLKYHPLWDQGYLSVGDTHTTRKWEPGMAEEETRFFGLKRECGLHEG, from the coding sequence ATGTCCGTACTCGATCTAAACGCCCTTAATGACCTGCCAAAAGTCGAACGCATTCTTCAGCTTTCAGAAACCAATGCCCATCTTGAAAAGCTGGACGCCGAAGGGCGCGTGGCGTGGGCGCTGGAAAACCTGCCGGGAGACTATGTGCTGTCGTCGAGCTTTGGTATTCAGGCGGCGGTCAGCCTGCATCTGGTGAATCAGATCCGTCCGGACATTCCGGTGATCCTCACCGATACCGGCTACCTGTTCCCGGAAACCTACCAGTTTATTGACGAGCTGACGGACAAGCTCAAGCTGAACCTCAAAGTTTACCGCGCGAAGGAAAGCGCGGCCTGGCAGGAGGCGCGCTACGGTAAGCTGTGGGAACAGGGCGTTGAGGGCATTGAGAAATACAATGAAATCAACAAAGTTGAGCCGATGAACCGGGCGCTGAAAGAGCTCAATGCGCAGACGTGGTTTGCGGGGCTACGCCGCGAGCAGTCCGGCAGCCGTGCAACCTTGCCGGTGCTGGCGGTCCAGCGCGGGGTGTTTAAAGTGCTGCCGATTATCGACTGGGATAACCGGACGGTGTATCAGTACCTGCAAAAACACGGGCTGAAGTACCATCCGCTGTGGGACCAGGGCTATCTGTCGGTGGGCGACACCCACACCACGCGCAAATGGGAACCGGGAATGGCGGAAGAAGAGACGCGATTCTTTGGGCTGAAGCGCGAGTGCGGGCTGCACGAAGGATAA
- a CDS encoding aminopeptidase, with protein MFSATRHRIAALALGVCFILPAQAKNQPYGEIATMQARHIATVFPGRMTGSPAEMLSADYLRQQFAGMGYQSDIRTFHSRYVYTSRNKTKNWHNVTGSTVIAAHEGSAAEQIIIMAHLDTYAPMSDADTDNNLGGLTLQGMDDNAAGLGVMLELAERMKDIPTQYGIRFVATSGEEEGKLGAENLLKRMSAEEKKNTLLVINLDNLIVGDKLYFNSGQSTPGTVRKLTRDRALAIARSHGVYATSNPGGNPGYPRGTGCCNDGEVFDKAGIPVLYVEATNWALGKKDGYQQRAKSKAFPDGTSWHNVMLDNQQHIDSALPQRIEHRSRDVVKVMLPLVKELAKAGKA; from the coding sequence ATGTTTTCCGCAACGCGCCACCGTATTGCAGCCCTGGCGCTCGGCGTTTGCTTTATTCTTCCGGCTCAGGCAAAAAACCAACCTTATGGTGAAATCGCCACTATGCAGGCGCGGCATATTGCCACTGTCTTTCCTGGCCGCATGACCGGTTCGCCTGCGGAAATGCTCTCCGCGGACTATCTTCGCCAGCAGTTTGCCGGGATGGGCTACCAGAGCGACATCCGGACATTTCACAGCCGCTACGTCTATACCTCACGAAATAAAACGAAAAACTGGCATAACGTGACCGGCAGTACGGTTATCGCGGCGCATGAAGGTAGCGCGGCTGAACAGATTATTATTATGGCGCACCTTGATACCTACGCCCCGATGAGCGATGCCGATACGGATAACAACCTCGGCGGGCTGACGCTGCAGGGCATGGACGACAACGCGGCGGGCCTGGGCGTGATGCTCGAACTAGCCGAGCGGATGAAGGATATTCCAACCCAGTATGGCATTCGTTTCGTGGCCACCAGCGGTGAAGAAGAGGGCAAACTCGGCGCTGAGAATCTCCTTAAACGCATGAGCGCTGAGGAGAAGAAAAATACGCTGCTGGTGATCAACCTCGATAACCTGATCGTCGGCGATAAGCTTTATTTCAACAGCGGGCAGAGTACGCCGGGTACCGTGCGGAAACTGACGCGCGACCGGGCGCTGGCGATTGCCCGCAGCCATGGCGTTTATGCCACCAGCAACCCCGGCGGTAACCCGGGTTATCCGCGAGGAACAGGCTGCTGCAACGACGGGGAAGTGTTCGATAAGGCGGGCATTCCGGTGCTGTACGTGGAAGCGACAAACTGGGCACTGGGCAAGAAAGATGGCTATCAGCAGCGGGCTAAATCGAAGGCCTTCCCGGACGGGACAAGCTGGCACAACGTGATGCTGGATAATCAGCAGCACATTGATAGCGCGCTACCGCAGCGGATTGAGCACCGCAGTCGTGATGTGGTGAAGGTGATGCTGCCGCTGGTGAAGGAGCTGGCGAAAGCGGGGAAAGCCTGA